Proteins from one Effusibacillus pohliae DSM 22757 genomic window:
- the yfbR gene encoding 5'-deoxynucleotidase: protein MESHFFAYMYRLRYIKRWSLMRNVVDENVAEHSFHVALLTHALCSIANGVFGKQVPTEKAVTLALFHDVTEVFTGDIPTPVKHHNPNILHNFREIEQMAADRLLNMIPEPLQQRYRPLILEKSDPHLWHWVKAADLLDAYLKCASELSAGNREFAVAQKQIEQKMQELNMPELDYFLAHLAPSFEKTLDEIS, encoded by the coding sequence ATGGAAAGTCATTTTTTTGCCTATATGTACCGGTTGCGCTACATCAAGCGCTGGAGTCTGATGCGCAACGTAGTGGACGAAAACGTGGCGGAACACTCCTTTCATGTAGCGTTGTTGACCCACGCCCTTTGCTCGATCGCAAACGGCGTGTTTGGCAAACAGGTGCCGACGGAGAAAGCGGTCACGTTAGCCCTGTTTCACGATGTCACCGAAGTGTTCACCGGCGACATTCCGACTCCGGTCAAACACCACAACCCGAACATCCTGCACAACTTCCGGGAGATCGAACAAATGGCGGCCGACCGACTGCTGAATATGATCCCCGAGCCCCTCCAACAGAGGTACCGGCCGCTGATTCTGGAAAAATCGGACCCGCACCTGTGGCACTGGGTGAAAGCGGCCGATTTGCTCGACGCCTATTTGAAATGCGCATCCGAACTGTCGGCCGGCAACCGCGAGTTTGCCGTCGCGCAAAAGCAGATCGAGCAAAAAATGCAGGAGTTGAACATGCCGGAACTGGACTATTTTCTCGCGCATCTCGCCCCCAGTTTCGAAAAAACGCTGGACGAAATTTCGTGA
- a CDS encoding gamma-glutamyl-gamma-aminobutyrate hydrolase family protein: MKRTPIIGITGYHVRGEEGYGGSFRGVPGQGFSVVGHDYIHAVQRAGGIPLGVPVGDVSHAHEVIEAVDGLILSGGEDIDPMLYGSHPDLRCWTIVPERDRFELALIEEALRQNKPLLAVCRGMQLVNVFFGGSLYLDLSDCPGEVLAHQVPRAPRWYTAHRVNLISPVLQQLYQAEQIETNSYHHQAVKAAGGGLQVAAVAEDGIVEGLVHPDHPQLLAIQWHPEMMAVRSEAGLIPFRWLVDTIRQRNGG; encoded by the coding sequence ATGAAACGGACTCCGATCATCGGCATTACCGGCTATCATGTGCGCGGAGAGGAAGGATACGGGGGATCGTTCCGCGGCGTGCCCGGACAGGGATTCAGCGTGGTCGGCCACGATTACATCCACGCGGTGCAGCGGGCAGGGGGGATCCCGTTGGGAGTGCCGGTAGGTGACGTTTCGCACGCGCACGAGGTGATCGAGGCGGTGGACGGACTGATCCTCAGCGGCGGTGAAGATATTGATCCGATGCTGTACGGGTCGCATCCCGATCTGCGCTGCTGGACGATTGTGCCGGAGCGGGACCGGTTTGAACTGGCCCTGATCGAAGAGGCGCTTCGGCAGAACAAACCGCTGCTGGCCGTTTGCCGGGGCATGCAGCTTGTGAACGTATTTTTTGGCGGTTCTTTGTATCTGGACCTATCAGACTGCCCGGGTGAAGTGTTGGCCCATCAAGTTCCGCGGGCACCTCGCTGGTATACGGCACATCGCGTCAATTTGATTTCGCCTGTTTTGCAACAACTCTATCAGGCGGAACAGATCGAAACGAACAGTTATCACCACCAGGCGGTCAAGGCAGCAGGCGGCGGTTTGCAGGTGGCGGCGGTGGCGGAGGATGGGATCGTGGAAGGGCTGGTGCATCCGGATCATCCGCAGCTGCTGGCGATTCAATGGCATCCGGAAATGATGGCCGTCCGATCGGAAGCGGGCCTGATTCCATTCCGTTGGCTGGTTGACACGATTCGGCAACGCAACGGCGGGTGA